A genomic region of Metopolophium dirhodum isolate CAU chromosome 1, ASM1992520v1, whole genome shotgun sequence contains the following coding sequences:
- the LOC132937196 gene encoding UBX domain-containing protein 1-A-like, with amino-acid sequence MSRETVQILIDMGFQKEKAENSVSMTGNQGAKPAIEWLLAHNDDEMGPSTSQDGSTSNTNSETNTSPATVTKSYKCEECNKLFADTTALEYHAIKSGHSSNFAGSTEEIKPLTDDEKKEQMKKLEERLKKNREERNAKEKKEELERKKIRIHSGKEKATAKKKLDDEDIKKIMDERKRGKKKDYTQTKLKICLTNGQTIVQTFNIKEIMAAVRVYIELNRSDGDAPFGLMTRFPRKVFTCDDYEKSLDQLGLVPSAVLTLTKPQQ; translated from the exons ATGTCTCGGGAAACCGTTCAGATTCTCATTGACATGGGTTTCCAGAAAGAAAAAGC cGAAAATAGTGTTTCAATGACAGGAAACCAAGGTGCCAAACCTGCAATTGAGTG GTTATTGGCACACAATGATGATGAAATGGGACCATCAACTTCTCAAGACGGTTCTACTTCAAACACTAATTCAGAAACTAATACCTCACCTGCAACAGTAACTAAATCATACAAATGTGAAGa GTGTAACAAATTATTTGCTGATACTACTGCACTAGAATATCATGCCATAAAATCAGGTCACAGCTCCAATTTCGCAGGATCAACAGAAGAAATAAAACCGTTAACTGACGatgaaaaaaaagaacaaatgaaaaaattggAAGAACGTTTAAAGAAAAACCGTGAGGAACGCAAtgctaaagaaaaaaaagaagaactagaaagaaaaaaaattagaattcacTCTGGAAAAGAGAAGGCTACtgctaaaaaaaa acTTGATGATgaagacataaaaaaaattatggatgaAAGAAAACGTGGAAAGAAAAAAGATTAtacacaaacaaaattaaag atTTGTCTTACAAATGGCCAAACAATTgttcaaacatttaatattaaagaaattatggCTGCTGTAAGAGTTTATATTGAACTAAACCGTTCTGATGGTGATGCTCCCTTCGGTCTCATGACAAGATTTCCAAGAAAAGTTTTTACTTGTGATGATTATGAAAAATCACTGGATcaattag